TTTTCGAACTGAACCGGGTCCGAGATTTTCAGTCGGCTGAGAGGATATTCGCGCGCGCGTAGCACAGGACTGGTAGGGAGTTATCCCGGGGGGAGGGTGTTATAGCGCGCGCATTTCGCGCATATACGCGCGTTAGGTGTTATACTACTGGAATACTGGAGAATAGCGGTCAGAGAGAGCCACTTCTCTCACAGAACAGACAGTTTTTCGCTCGATTTTCTTTTTCTTCTTCTTTCTTTTCTCGCTGACTCGCTCTTTCTCTCGTCGAGGACGGACGCGCTCGCTGGTCGCGCGTGCAGCTGGCGCTCGCGGTCGCGCTGCTCGCCCAGCCGCTCGGGCACGATCACGTCGGCGCGGGTGAGCGCGGACGTCCAGGAGGGCGGGCACGCCCGCGATTGCCGCGCCGGCGAGCACACGCACGCTCTTCGTGGACGCGTCGCTCGGGAGCGAACGTGTACACACGGACGGGCGCGAAAAGGCGCGCTCAGGCGTACGAGACCTTCAGCGTCATGTCGATGGGCGACGGGATGTGAGCCGCCTTCACTGGCGGGTACTGGAACTCCGACTCGCTGAAGGGCATGAACATCCCGACGTCGCGGGAGGACATGATGTCGTCCTCCATCGGCACGCGCCGGAAGCCGACGACGTCGCCCGAGTTCGTCGGGTTCGCGGTGCCGTTCATCGTCACGCGCCAGCGGATCTTCCGGCGGATCATCGAGTGGATGTCGGCCTCGCTGTGCCCGAACGCGAAGATGGAGTGGCCGTACTTCCGCGCGTCCACCCAGCAGTCCTTGAGGAGTTCGACCTTCTGGTAGTGAGCGTACTCGTCGTTCCGTGCGGCCTCGGGCGCGATGTCGCCGATCTCGTCGAACATGATGGACGACCAGTGGTGCGGCCCTTCGGCGATGCGGGCGTGCATCCAGCCGAACCACCAGTGGTTGAGCGGGTCGTCCTCGCTGAACTCCAGGCCGTCGTACTGCTTCTCCTGGTCGTTCTCGTAGATTTCCTGAAGCCGGCGCATCTTCGGGTCTGGGTAGACGACGTGGAACTGACCGGGCTTCAGGAGGTCGTGGTTGAGGTGGACAGGGTCGCGGTACCGGACGACCTCGCGGACGATCTCCTCCAGGTCCACCTCGAACCCTTCCTGCGTCGGGTCCTTCGGCACGAACCGCGCCTCGATGTCCACGCCCTTGGGCAGGCAGACCCGCGCCCAGGGCGCGAACGGCAGCCACTCCGAGCGCGACGTCGAGGCGCGCCAGATGACCTTCTCGTTGTTCGCCTCCATCAGGCGCACGGCCAGCCAGAGAGCG
This DNA window, taken from Halogeometricum borinquense DSM 11551, encodes the following:
- a CDS encoding ATP-binding protein; translated protein: MSTQNPTDTTETKRKEEILAEFPDPHTTSKQYTGDQRCHDDFWDIKRAFGIPKMEWDATYTEEEAEGKAYAEAGERKLRKKLLPNIIFHDWDPDDHQLSVGGTDWLAVGPPGSGKSNLALWLAVRLMEANNEKVIWRASTSRSEWLPFAPWARVCLPKGVDIEARFVPKDPTQEGFEVDLEEIVREVVRYRDPVHLNHDLLKPGQFHVVYPDPKMRRLQEIYENDQEKQYDGLEFSEDDPLNHWWFGWMHARIAEGPHHWSSIMFDEIGDIAPEAARNDEYAHYQKVELLKDCWVDARKYGHSIFAFGHSEADIHSMIRRKIRWRVTMNGTANPTNSGDVVGFRRVPMEDDIMSSRDVGMFMPFSESEFQYPPVKAAHIPSPIDMTLKVSYA